Part of the Thermococcus barossii genome is shown below.
GGAATCGGCCTTTGAGTGGCTCTTCGCGGATCTTACCTGCAAGTACGGCACCGACTGGAAGAGGCCGATACTCATATGGCTTGCCGCGGTGAACGTCTTCTTCCCCCTGCTGTTCTTCCTGACCCGGAGCGTCGAGGGCATCTCCGGAAGCATGGGCTTCTTGGACTATGAGTACTTCAGCGTGGTAACCGCGACAACCCTCGGCTACGGCGATTACCACCCGATAGGCGTTGGAAGGGCCATAGCTTCCCTGGAGGCGCTTTTTGGAATGTTCATGTGGGCGGTTTTCCTGACGGTGTTCGCGAGGAAGTACATGAGGTGAAACCATGCGCGTTGGGTTCATAGTCAACCCCATAGCAGGGATGGGAGGCAGGGTGGCGCTGAAGGGCACCGACGGCGTTGTCGAGGAGGCCATCAGGCGCGGGGCACGGCCCATCGCGGCCGACGTTGCGAGGCTCTTTCTCCACGAGCTGAGCAACTACGCCGAGGCTAGGGACGTTGAGTTCCTGACCGGCCCCGGTCCTCTCGGGGAGGACCTTCTGGCGGAGTTCGATTTTCTCTACGAGGTGATAAGGCACAGGGAGGTAGGCTACCGCGAAGTTCTCGGCGTCAGGATTCCAGATACGAATAGCGACGACACGAAGGAACTCGTGAGGAGAATGCTCGGACGTGTCGGGCTGATAGTCTTCGCCGGCGGCGACGGGACTGCGAGGGACGTTTTCACCGTCGCGGGAAAGACCGTTCCGATACTCGGCGTCCCGACGGGGGTTAAGATGTTCTCCGGAGTTTTTGCGGCATCCCCCGAGGACGCTGCCAGGCTCGTTGCCGAGTTCGTCGGTGGAAACGCCGAGCTGGTTGAGCGGGACGTCATGGATCTGGACGAGAACGCCTTCAGGCACGACGAGGTGAGGCCAAAGCACTACGGAAGGGCCCTTACCCCCTACGCTGAGCTCCTGCTTCAAGGCGCCAAGGAGCCAACGAAGACGGACGAGGCCGAGGACGTGGATGCCATAGTGGAGGCACTGGCGGAGGAGCTTGAGGACGGGATATATTTCCTCGGTGCCGGCTCGACGGTCAAGAAGCTCAAGGACCTCCTCGGGATAAACGGAACCCTCCTGGGTGTTGACATCGTTGAAATCAAGAACGGCAGGGCCAGGCTCCTCGTTAAGGACGCCGCAGAGAAAGACCTGCTGAGGTTCGCGGGAGAAAAGACCAGAATCGTCGTGACCGTGATCGGGGGCCTGGGCTTCCTTTTCGGCAGGGGAAATCAGCAGTTCTCGGCCGAGGTTCTGCGGAGGATTCCCAAGGAGAACATCATCGTCGTTGCAACTCCTTCAAAGCTCAGGAACGGCTTCATACGGGTCTACACCGGTGACAGAGAGGTGGACGAGAGGCTTCGCGGCTACATCCGCGTTCGCGTCAGTCCCTGGATGGAGCGAATGGTGAAGGTTGTTTAGGCAGGCGAACCAGAAGCCGTTTATAGAACCTCTTCCTATTTTCCATCGGTGAATCCCATGAAGTACAGCCGTATAGCGGTCAGGCTCTTTGAGCGGGAAGGGGAAGACGTTTTCTACGACCCCGTTTACCACGGCAGGACGCTGAAGGTCTTTGGAATGGACGAGTGGCCGGGCAAGGCCCTGAAGTACTTCGCGGACAGGTACCGCGAGATAGACTACGGGGTCGTTATCTTCGACACCGAGGGCGACTTCCCGGAGGAGGGGTTTGACACGATCATCGGGGTGAAGGACGGCCAGGGAACGGGTCTCGACCCGCTTGCCCTGGCATCTAAAGGACTGCTCGACGGATACACCGCGGCAACGATAGTCCAGACCGTTTACGGGCTCGACAGGAGCCTTACGGACAGGCTTTACGCGGATTTCCTTGCAGGGAAGGTGAAGAGCGTTCCCGATGCCCTGAAGTCCGGTGGAAAGTATGCCGAGGTTATAGGAGAGAGCTACACCGCCCTGGACGAGGCCTTCTACTCCGGAGAGCCACCGCGCTTCGGAAAGAACATTCTGGTTGACCTGGGAAAGACCTACAGTATAACGCTAGCGGGCATAGCCTTCCTCGTGGTGAGCGCGGTGGTCAGACACAGGAGGAACACGATGATAGGCGTCAACGACGCGGCGGTTCTGGCTTATACCACCGCGGGGGGCGCCGCGATACCGCTGATAACCCGCCCAATGAGGGCAAGGGTGACCGTTCTGGCAACTCAGTACGCGATAGACTCGATAATGAACCTTGCCGGCCCGAGCCTTGTTCTCTACCACGATCCGGACACACAGAGCGTTATCTACGAGACCAACGGCGTTCCGCCTGGCCCCATGAGGAAGCACGTCCACAAGGGGGAGGGGGCGTTTATCTACCGCACCCCGGAGACGATAAACGTTGAGTGGGGCGAGATGCCCCTTTAACTCCTTAAACTTTTTACCAGCCCCTCCATGACGCCGAGGAAGGTCTCGACCTCCTCAACGCTGTTGTAGACGTGGAACGAGGCCCTGACCGTGCCGTTTATCCCGAGCTTCTTCATCACGGGCAGGGCACAGTGGTGGCCGCTCCGTACCATGATGTTGTTCTCGTCCAGTATCGCCGCCACGTCGTGGGGGTGAAGGCCTGGAACGTTGAAGCTCACAACTCCGGCGTGCTTTTTCAGGTTCCTCGGCCCGTACCAGGGAATTCCAAGTTCATCAAGCCCCTCGGTTATGCGCTTGACGAGCTTCCTCTCCTGTCTCTCGATTTTGTCGAGGCCTATCCTCTCGATGTACCTTATCCCAGCGGCGAGGCCTATCGCACCGCCTATGTTGGGCGTTCCGGCTTCAAAGCGCTCGGGCGGTTCTGTGAGCTTGTAGCCGTCCAGATCGACGTCCTCTATCGTCCCGCCTCCGATGAGGGGAGGCTCGAACACCTCAAAGAACTCCTCGTTTATGTAGAGAACGCCTATCCCAGTCGGTCCCATCGGACCCTTGTGGCCGGAAAATCCAAGGAAGTCCGCGTGGAGCCTCTTCACGTCCACCCCCATGTGGCCGGCGCTCTGGGCCGCGTCGACAACAAATATCGCCCCTTCCTCCTTCGCCATCTTTCCGAGCTCCTCGACCTCGTGGATAACGCCCAGGGCGTTGGAGACGTGTTGCACAGCCACCAGCTTAGCTCCCCTAATCTTCCTCTCCGCATCGCTCAAATCGAGGTTGCCCTCGTTATCTCCTTCAATGAACTCAAGCCTCAGGCCGAGCTTCTTAGCTAACCTCTGCCAGGGGAGCAGGTCGGAGTGGTGCTCGTAGGGCGTCGTTACTATCTTGTCGCCGGGTTTAAATATGTGCTCCAGCCCGAGGGCGACGAGGTTAAGGCTCTCGCTCGTGTTCTTGGTGAAGACCACCTCCTCAAACTTAGCGTTTATAAACTCGGCGACGACCTTCCTGCTCTCCTCGTACTTATGGGTCGCCATCTGCGAGAGCCTGTGGACGCCCCTGTGCACGTTGGCGCGGTATCTGAGGTAGTACTCGTCCATTGCCTCTATCACGGGCTTCGGCGTCAGAGAAGTGGCGGTGTTGTCGAAGTAGATAACCTCGCCCGTAAGGGGTATGTCCTTCCTCACATCCTCCGGAATCCTCATGAAACCACCTCCAGAACTCCAGCGCAGTCGTAGATTATTCGAGCGAGCCTCTCTCCTCTTTTTGCATCTTCCAAGAGCTTGATTATTATCTTGCCGCTCGGATAGACGCTCGTCTCGTAGCCCTCCATCTCGACGAGAAGCATCATCCCCGGCAGGAGCTTCTTCACCGTGTAGCCCCTCTCCCTCAGGCACTGGGCGGTTCTCGTGAGGTCGAGCTTCACCTTCCTGTCCCACGAGTAGCCGCTTATGACGACCCCCTTCATCGTTACGCAGGGCTTCGCTATTATCATTTCCCCCACCGGTCAAAATTGGAAAAGGGGCCTTATACGGCTTTCCCAAACCGAAGGTTAAGGACAAAAGTGGGAATCGTGGAAAGGGGCTCAGCAGACCCTCGGAACGGGGTCTCCGGCAGGAGGCTCAAGGAAGCGCTTTCCGCCTATGCCGGTCTCAACCAGAACCCTACCCCTGTAGTCCCCTATGACTTCGCCGATTATCGCCGCGTTCCTTCCCTGCTCCGTGCTCCTCATGGCTTTCAGGGCTTCCTCAGCGTATTCCCTTGCAACGGCCATGGCGACCTTGCCCTCGTTCGCCACGTCGAAGGGATTTATGCCCAGCATATCGCTTGCCGCCCTGACCTCCGGCCTGACCGGTACGTCGGATTCCCTTATGAGGATTCCCACGTTGGCCTTCTTGGCCATCTCGTTGAGGGCGTTGCTCAAGCCGCCCCTGGTGGGGTCCTTCATCGCATGGATGTTCTCCCAGCCGATGGTCTCTGCAACCGCCTCGACGACCTCCCATATCGGCGCAACGTCGCTTTCAAGCTCGGTCTCGAAAGCTATGCCCTCGCGGTGGCTCATCAGGGCTATGCCGTGGTCTCCAACGGTCCCGCTGATAAGAACGGCATCGCCCACCTTCGCTCCGGCGTCGCTTATCGGCCTCTCTGCGATTCCTATCCCTGCTGTCACGACGAAGATGCCGATGTCCTCTTCGACGACCTTTGTGTCGCCGGTGACGATTGGAACCGGCACCTCTCTGGCCGTTTCGTCCATCGAGCGAAGGATTCTCCTCAGATCTTCGCCGTCGAAGCCCTCCCCGATTATCATGGAGTTGGCCAGGGCCAGTGGCCTCGCCCCCATCACCGCGAGATCGTTCACGGTTCCGCTGACAGCGAGCCTTCCGATGTCCCCGCCCGGGAAAAACAGCGGCTTGACCGTGTGGCCGTCTATTGTAAACACGAGGTGCTTATCGCCGAGGGGTATCGTTGCCCCGTCGTCGAGGGCATCCAAGCCTATTCCCCCGGCCGATTTCAGGCTCAGGCTCTTCAGTATGACCTCCCTGAGCAGTTCCTCCATTATTTCCCCGCCTGCCCCGTGTTCGAGCTTTATCCTCATACTTTCCCCCTCCGGATAACCGTCCAGCAAACCTGAATTTAACCTTTCCTTACAGCATCAGATCCTCCCTTGAGAGGTAGCCCTCCAGGTAAAGGCCGCCGAGGAAGGCCTGACCGACGTTTATTCCGTTGTCGCCGCGCGGAACCTCATGGGTTGTGTGGAAGTTCAGTCCTGTGGCCTCGACGATCTTTCTGGCGGTCTTGACTATAAGCTCGTTGAATGCGACGCCGCCGCTTATTCCAACGTTTTTAACTCCAAACTCCCTCGCCCTTTCTATGGCCGTTTCGGCGAAGGCCCTCCCGAGGGCAAGGTGGGCCGAGTAGGCTATGTCCGCCGGACTGGCGGTGTCTATGACGTCCAGTGCCTGGGCAAAGAGCTCCTCCACCCTTATCAGCTCGCCGTCAACCGGAACCTCGAACTTCAGGTCGTTCTTCCCGCGCATCGCGAAGCTCTCCAGCTTCATCGCAGGTTCGCCCTCGTAGTGCCTCCTGTATGCAACGTTGAGGAGAACCGAGAGGGCATCGAGAACCCTGCCTGTTGATGATGCGTAGCTCGTGTTGACATCCTTCGCCAGCTGGGTCAGAACCACGTTGAACTCCACCCTCCCGTAGCGGAGGCTCTCGATGGCCTTCGGACAGCATCTCTCGATTATCCCCTCAAGCTCCTCGACGCCGTAGACCTTGCTCAGGATGCCCATCAATGCCCTCAGCGGATAGTAGCTGGCCAGGTCGCCACCTGGGAGCGGGTAATAGTCTATATGGGCCAGCCTCTCCACGTCCTCGTAGCCCAGGTATATCACCTCGCCGCCCCAGGTGTGGCCGTCCGTACCGTAGCCGACCCCATCAACGGCTATGCCTATTATCTCGTCCAGCTTTCTCTCGGCCATAACGCTCGCCACATGGGCGTAGTGGTGCTGAACCTGGAGGAACTCAACGTTTAGCTCATTGGCCATCTCCATGGCAAGCTTTGTGGTGTTGTAGCCCGGATGCAGGTCTGCGACGATGAGGTCGAACTCATTGACGCGGAGAATCCTCTTGAAGTGCTCTATGGCTTCCTCCATGAACTCAAGAACCTCGACTTTGGAGGTGTTCCCGATGTACTGACTGGGATAAACCCTTCCGTTTTTGACGACGCCAAAGGCGTTGAGAAGCTCCGCCCCAACCGCTAAACCGCGGTAGCTGAAGGGTATCTCTATAGGCAACGGCACGAAGCCGCGGGAGCGCCTTATCACCGCCCTCCTTCCGTTGACGAACCTGATGACGCTGTCGTCGGCCCTGTTAAGTATCTTCCTGTTGTGGAGGAGGAAGTAGTCCGCAACATCCTTCAGCTCCTCAAAGGCCCCCTCATTGTCCTTGACCATCGGCATTCCCGGGTAGTTGGCAGAGGTCATAACGTAGACCTTTGCCATGCTCCAGTGGAAGAGTATGTAATGCGTTCCCGCATAGGGGAGCATGACGCCAATCGTGTGGAGGCCCGGTGCGAGGTTCTCCGGCAGGGGGAAGGGCTCCTTCTTGCGGAGGGTTATTATCGGCCTCCTGTAGGAGGTCAGCTCCTCCAGTTCCTCCTGTGAGAGGAAGGCGAACTCCTCGACGGTCTCGACGTCCCTCGCCATTATCGCGAAGGGCTTCTGCGGCCTGTGGGTTCTCCTCCTGAGCTCAGCCACGACCTCCTCGTTGCTCGCGTCGCAGGCGAGGTGTATTCCACCTATTCCCTTGATGGCGACGATGTAGCCCCTGTCTATCAGCTCGGCCGCCTTTTTCAGTGGATCGCCAATGATTTCCTTGCCCTCGTTCGTGTAGAGCCTGTAACTGGGCCCGCAGACAGGACAGCAGACGGGCTCCGCGTGGTAGCGTCTGTTGAGGGGATCCTTATATTCGCTCTCGCAGAAGTCGCACATCGGAAACTCGCGCATCGTGGTGTTGATTCTATCGTAGGGCAGATCCTCGATTATAGTGAACCTGGGCCCGCAGTTGGTGCAGACGATGAACGGGTACATGTAGCGCTTGTCAGTCGGGTCGAATAGCTCCCGCAGGCAGTCGTCACAGATTGCTATGTCCGGAGGGATTATCGAGTCTCCGCCTTCCCCGCCCTGGGAGCTCTTCTCGATGTAGAACCTGTCGAAGCCCTGGGGAGGGAGTTCCTTCTTCTTTATCCTGTCTATCCTTGCAAGTGGAGGAAGCTTCTCCCGGAGGTCTCGCAGAAAAGCCGCTATATCCTCCTCCCTGCCCTCGACGACTATCTCAACCCCAGCATCGCCGAGGTTTTTAACGTAACCGCGGAGGTTGTGCTGGTGGGCTATCCTGTAGACGAAGGGCCGGAATCCAACGGCCTGAACGATGCCCTGAACGTGAAGCCGGTAAGCTTTCATTCCTCTCACCGGTTTCTTCTTGGTAATCCGGGCCTTTATAGGTTTCTAAAACCAAAAGTTAAAAACCGGGGAGGAGTTTTCAACCTTTGGTGTCAGAACAAAGCTCCGTATTTGTAGAAGATGCTGCAGGTTCCTTCGTAAGAGACCATGCACGGCCCTATCGGACTCCTCGGCGTGCAGGTCTTTCCGAAGTGTGGGCACTGCGGTGGTAGGGCAAGTCCGCGCAGTATTGCGCCACAGATGCAGCCCTTTTCGAGGTCAGGAAGCTCCGGAACCTCCGGGTCGTAGTACGTCCTTATCTCCAGCTCCCTCCACTCCTTCCTGAGTTCGAGGCCGCTCTCTGGTATGGTTCCAAGAGCGCGCCACCTGGCGTCCCTGACCTCGAAGAACTTTTCTATGAGCTTCTGAGCAACAACGTTGCCTTCGTACTTTACGACCCTGGTGTACTCGTTGAGTATCTCGACCTCACCTTTCTTTATCATCCGTATGAGGAGCAGTATGCCCATCAGCATGTCCACGGGCTCGAAGCCGGCTATGACCTGCGGTATGCCGTAGTCCCTTGTTATGTACTCCCAGCCCCTTACTCCTATTATGGTCGAAACGTGGCCGGGATCGATAAGTCCGTGGAAGCGCGTTCCGGCCTTCACGAGGGCCTCAACGGCAGGGGGAGTCAAGCGGTGAACGGAGTAGATTTTGAAGTTTTCAAGTCCTTCCTCGACGACGGCGTTCAGCATTCCTGCCGCCGGGGCGGTTGTGGTTTCGAAGCCGGGGCTGAAGTGGACGACGGTTCTGTCGGGGTTCTCTCTGGCTATCCTGTAGGTGTCGTAGATTGAGTAGACCACCCTCACGTCGTAGCCCTCGCTCCTCAAGTCTGCAAAGCTCCCGAGCGGGGTGGGTATCTTGTACATGTCCCCGAAGGTGGTCAGGATTATTCTGTCCCCCTCGGCGTAGGCCTCCTTCATAATCTCGCGCATCTTGACGATGTCCTCAACGGGGGTTATGCAGACGGGACAGCCCGGCCCGCTGACTATCTTAATGTTATCCGGTAAAAGTGAGCGTATCCCGGAGCGGGTTACCGTATCTTCGTGCGTCCCGCAGACGTGCATGAAGCGGAGCTCATCGAGGCCCTTTGCTTCCTCCCGTATCTTCCTCACGACCTTCTGGGCCAGTTCCCTGTCCTTGAAGGCGTTCAGGACATCGGTCATTTTCACCCCTCCAGTGCCCGCTCGACCTCTGCCCACGCCTCGAGTATCTCCAGAGCTCTCTCCTCATCCAGCCTTTCTATTGCGAAGCCTGTGTGGACTATTACGTAATCCCCGATTCCGACCTCTGGGAGCAGATCGAGGCGTACTTCCCTTCTCACGCCCCCAAAGTCAACAACGGCGGTTTTCCCGTGAATTTCAATCACCCTTCCCGGAATTGCTAGGCACATTTTCTCTCACCCGTGATTAGTTCTCGCGGGCCTTTTTAGGGATTTTTTAAACCTCTGGTTTTCAACCGTCAACCCTAAAAGTCCGGAATCCAACGGATATCATGCTCGGTGCGGTTCTTGCCGGTGGCAGGAGCAGGCGCTT
Proteins encoded:
- a CDS encoding ATP-NAD kinase family protein, with protein sequence MRVGFIVNPIAGMGGRVALKGTDGVVEEAIRRGARPIAADVARLFLHELSNYAEARDVEFLTGPGPLGEDLLAEFDFLYEVIRHREVGYREVLGVRIPDTNSDDTKELVRRMLGRVGLIVFAGGDGTARDVFTVAGKTVPILGVPTGVKMFSGVFAASPEDAARLVAEFVGGNAELVERDVMDLDENAFRHDEVRPKHYGRALTPYAELLLQGAKEPTKTDEAEDVDAIVEALAEELEDGIYFLGAGSTVKKLKDLLGINGTLLGVDIVEIKNGRARLLVKDAAEKDLLRFAGEKTRIVVTVIGGLGFLFGRGNQQFSAEVLRRIPKENIIVVATPSKLRNGFIRVYTGDREVDERLRGYIRVRVSPWMERMVKVV
- a CDS encoding aminotransferase class V-fold PLP-dependent enzyme, whose amino-acid sequence is MRIPEDVRKDIPLTGEVIYFDNTATSLTPKPVIEAMDEYYLRYRANVHRGVHRLSQMATHKYEESRKVVAEFINAKFEEVVFTKNTSESLNLVALGLEHIFKPGDKIVTTPYEHHSDLLPWQRLAKKLGLRLEFIEGDNEGNLDLSDAERKIRGAKLVAVQHVSNALGVIHEVEELGKMAKEEGAIFVVDAAQSAGHMGVDVKRLHADFLGFSGHKGPMGPTGIGVLYINEEFFEVFEPPLIGGGTIEDVDLDGYKLTEPPERFEAGTPNIGGAIGLAAGIRYIERIGLDKIERQERKLVKRITEGLDELGIPWYGPRNLKKHAGVVSFNVPGLHPHDVAAILDENNIMVRSGHHCALPVMKKLGINGTVRASFHVYNSVEEVETFLGVMEGLVKSLRS
- the hypE gene encoding hydrogenase expression/formation protein HypE, translating into MRIKLEHGAGGEIMEELLREVILKSLSLKSAGGIGLDALDDGATIPLGDKHLVFTIDGHTVKPLFFPGGDIGRLAVSGTVNDLAVMGARPLALANSMIIGEGFDGEDLRRILRSMDETAREVPVPIVTGDTKVVEEDIGIFVVTAGIGIAERPISDAGAKVGDAVLISGTVGDHGIALMSHREGIAFETELESDVAPIWEVVEAVAETIGWENIHAMKDPTRGGLSNALNEMAKKANVGILIRESDVPVRPEVRAASDMLGINPFDVANEGKVAMAVAREYAEEALKAMRSTEQGRNAAIIGEVIGDYRGRVLVETGIGGKRFLEPPAGDPVPRVC
- the hypF gene encoding carbamoyltransferase HypF encodes the protein MKAYRLHVQGIVQAVGFRPFVYRIAHQHNLRGYVKNLGDAGVEIVVEGREEDIAAFLRDLREKLPPLARIDRIKKKELPPQGFDRFYIEKSSQGGEGGDSIIPPDIAICDDCLRELFDPTDKRYMYPFIVCTNCGPRFTIIEDLPYDRINTTMREFPMCDFCESEYKDPLNRRYHAEPVCCPVCGPSYRLYTNEGKEIIGDPLKKAAELIDRGYIVAIKGIGGIHLACDASNEEVVAELRRRTHRPQKPFAIMARDVETVEEFAFLSQEELEELTSYRRPIITLRKKEPFPLPENLAPGLHTIGVMLPYAGTHYILFHWSMAKVYVMTSANYPGMPMVKDNEGAFEELKDVADYFLLHNRKILNRADDSVIRFVNGRRAVIRRSRGFVPLPIEIPFSYRGLAVGAELLNAFGVVKNGRVYPSQYIGNTSKVEVLEFMEEAIEHFKRILRVNEFDLIVADLHPGYNTTKLAMEMANELNVEFLQVQHHYAHVASVMAERKLDEIIGIAVDGVGYGTDGHTWGGEVIYLGYEDVERLAHIDYYPLPGGDLASYYPLRALMGILSKVYGVEELEGIIERCCPKAIESLRYGRVEFNVVLTQLAKDVNTSYASSTGRVLDALSVLLNVAYRRHYEGEPAMKLESFAMRGKNDLKFEVPVDGELIRVEELFAQALDVIDTASPADIAYSAHLALGRAFAETAIERAREFGVKNVGISGGVAFNELIVKTARKIVEATGLNFHTTHEVPRGDNGINVGQAFLGGLYLEGYLSREDLML
- the hypD gene encoding hydrogenase formation protein HypD, yielding MTDVLNAFKDRELAQKVVRKIREEAKGLDELRFMHVCGTHEDTVTRSGIRSLLPDNIKIVSGPGCPVCITPVEDIVKMREIMKEAYAEGDRIILTTFGDMYKIPTPLGSFADLRSEGYDVRVVYSIYDTYRIARENPDRTVVHFSPGFETTTAPAAGMLNAVVEEGLENFKIYSVHRLTPPAVEALVKAGTRFHGLIDPGHVSTIIGVRGWEYITRDYGIPQVIAGFEPVDMLMGILLLIRMIKKGEVEILNEYTRVVKYEGNVVAQKLIEKFFEVRDARWRALGTIPESGLELRKEWRELEIRTYYDPEVPELPDLEKGCICGAILRGLALPPQCPHFGKTCTPRSPIGPCMVSYEGTCSIFYKYGALF
- a CDS encoding HypC/HybG/HupF family hydrogenase formation chaperone, with translation MCLAIPGRVIEIHGKTAVVDFGGVRREVRLDLLPEVGIGDYVIVHTGFAIERLDEERALEILEAWAEVERALEG